From the genome of Vicia villosa cultivar HV-30 ecotype Madison, WI linkage group LG2, Vvil1.0, whole genome shotgun sequence, one region includes:
- the LOC131654156 gene encoding photosynthetic NDH subunit of subcomplex B 3, chloroplastic, whose protein sequence is MSLLQLKLAPTAFTPLSHPSHRFRPNRTIKIRAVGTVPDQKNSETTQSNNEPPFVGFAFISSVLLPDGTPDVHYRSATGGQKLRNIMLDSNIELYGPYGRLLLNCGGGGTCATCMVEILEGKELLNPRTEKEIEKLKRKPKNWRLACQTVVGEADSTGVVVIQQLPEWKGHEWKYEKGDDESAESS, encoded by the exons ATGTCACTCCTGCAACTCAAACTAGCCCCTACGGCATTCACACCTCTCTCTCATCCCTCTCATAGATTCAGACCCAACAGAACAATCAAAATTAGAGCAGTTGGCACTGTCCCTGATCAGAAGAATTCAGAAACCACTCAATCTAACAATGAACCACCTTTTGTAGGCTTTGCATTTATCAGT TCAGTTTTGCTACCAGATGGAACACCAGATGTGCATTATCGTTCTGCTACCGGTGGCCAGAAGCTTAGGAACATAATGCTGGATTCTAATATTGAACTCTATGGCCCTTAT GGTAGACTGTTGTTGAATTGTGGAGGAGGTGGAACTTGTGCAACATGTATGGTTGAG ATTCTCGAAggcaaagagcttctgaatcctcGAACTGAGAAAGAGATCGAAAAATTAAAAAGG AAACCAAAGAATTGGAGATTAGCATGTCAAACAGTAGTTGGTGAAGCAGATTCAACAGGGGTG GTTGTGATTCAACAATTACCAGAATGGAAAGGACATGAATGGAAATATGAAAAAGGTGATGATGAGTCTGCAGAGTCTTCTTGA